The following proteins are co-located in the Candidatus Competibacteraceae bacterium genome:
- a CDS encoding SWIM zinc finger domain-containing protein, which translates to MPTPTFDTAQLCNHATDRSIERGREYVQEGVVGPLTRRGDELEADVQGSMPRPYRVWIQFEGTRIADAGCTCPYEYEGWCKHIVAVLLTCAAQPDAVEIRPPLAETLATLDRAQLQALLLKLADRIPRLNDMIETALPYITPTPPDGSTAASTQRAAPVLVNTRALRQSVRNTILTHSDWDRSYDEDGYGAVDDIVELAEQAQTALEAGDGRAALAILEAITDEFSKHWEMLHEIGEDTSVFFDGTQALWSEALLDPDLSAEERRHWADRLGDWVDDFDESVADTLELLQTVVRQGWDDPTLSRILQGETVPGGLWGDDPPPYAQRTQIARARLRILERTGQHEAYLNLAQAEHRYDEYALKLLRLDRVENAVRTGMEQPLSDQGMLELVKALYERGEIEAAFQVAEHGLRPPDSTAPHDPEPVELMEHRWEFGRYDAHPQAELAIWLRDRIAAHGQNERALAAGLIAFRIVPSLDAYQRVQTLAGAGWPEQQPKLLDFLRDKAQIATETKVDVFLHENLIDDAIAVVEHHYVLPRTLARVMDAAIPSRPEWVIAQARQQAEPIMDGAKSAHYEDAAQWLRKVKQAHEACGQKVEWRAYRDALREKHQRKYRLMPLLNAL; encoded by the coding sequence ATGCCTACTCCCACTTTCGACACCGCCCAGTTATGCAACCATGCCACCGACCGTTCCATCGAGCGCGGCCGGGAATATGTCCAGGAAGGCGTAGTCGGGCCGCTGACGCGGCGCGGTGACGAACTGGAAGCCGATGTTCAGGGCAGCATGCCCCGTCCCTATCGAGTGTGGATTCAGTTCGAGGGAACCAGGATCGCCGACGCGGGCTGTACCTGCCCTTACGAGTACGAGGGCTGGTGCAAGCACATCGTCGCCGTGCTGCTGACCTGCGCCGCACAACCGGACGCGGTGGAAATCCGCCCACCTCTCGCTGAGACGCTGGCGACGCTGGACCGGGCGCAATTGCAGGCACTGTTGCTGAAACTGGCGGATCGCATCCCGCGCCTGAACGACATGATCGAAACCGCCCTGCCCTACATCACCCCGACGCCACCGGATGGTTCCACCGCGGCTTCCACCCAGCGCGCCGCGCCGGTTCTGGTGAACACTCGCGCGCTGCGGCAAAGCGTCCGCAATACCATACTCACCCACAGCGACTGGGACAGGAGTTATGACGAGGACGGTTACGGCGCGGTCGATGACATCGTCGAACTGGCGGAACAGGCCCAGACCGCGCTGGAGGCCGGAGACGGCCGCGCCGCACTGGCGATTCTGGAAGCCATCACCGATGAATTCAGCAAGCACTGGGAAATGCTGCACGAAATCGGCGAGGACACCAGCGTCTTCTTCGACGGCACTCAAGCGCTGTGGAGCGAGGCGCTGCTCGATCCCGACCTGAGCGCCGAGGAACGCCGGCACTGGGCCGACCGGCTGGGGGACTGGGTGGACGACTTCGATGAATCCGTCGCCGACACTCTGGAACTCCTGCAAACCGTGGTCCGGCAAGGCTGGGACGACCCCACGCTGAGCCGTATTCTGCAAGGGGAAACGGTTCCCGGCGGTCTGTGGGGCGACGATCCGCCGCCCTACGCTCAGCGGACGCAAATTGCCCGGGCGCGGCTGCGGATTCTGGAGCGGACCGGCCAACACGAAGCTTATCTGAATCTAGCCCAGGCCGAGCATCGTTATGATGAATATGCCCTCAAGTTGCTGCGGCTGGATCGGGTTGAAAACGCCGTGCGCACCGGAATGGAACAGCCGCTTTCCGACCAGGGGATGCTGGAACTCGTCAAGGCATTGTACGAACGCGGTGAGATCGAAGCGGCGTTCCAGGTTGCCGAGCATGGCCTGCGCCCGCCAGACTCGACGGCACCGCATGACCCGGAACCGGTGGAACTCATGGAACACAGGTGGGAATTCGGCCGGTACGACGCGCACCCTCAAGCCGAACTGGCGATCTGGCTGCGCGACCGGATCGCCGCGCATGGACAAAACGAACGGGCGCTGGCGGCGGGTCTGATCGCGTTTCGGATCGTGCCCAGCCTGGACGCCTACCAGCGGGTGCAAACGCTGGCCGGCGCCGGATGGCCGGAGCAACAGCCGAAACTGCTGGATTTTCTGCGCGACAAGGCTCAAATCGCCACCGAAACCAAGGTTGACGTTTTCCTGCACGAGAACCTGATCGACGATGCTATCGCGGTGGTCGAGCATCACTACGTCTTGCCCCGAACCCTGGCGCGGGTCATGGATGCCGCCATCCCGTCGCGGCCGGAATGGGTGATCGCCCAAGCCCGCCAGCAGGCGGAACCGATCATGGACGGCGCCAAGTCGGCCCACTACGAAGATGCGGCCCAGTGGCTGCGCAAAGTCAAACAGGCCCACGAAGCGTGTGGCCAGAAAGTTGAATGGCGCGCTTACCGCGATGCCCTGCGCGAGAAGCATCAGCGTAAATACAGGCTAATGCCGCTGCTGAATGCGCTGTGA
- a CDS encoding DUF1820 family protein, which yields MSKITKSIYRILFINHGKLYELYARDIHQDELYGFIEVEELIFGEHSSVLVNPAEEKLQNEFADVKRTFIPINAVMRIDEVEREGVSKIRPTEGGDNVMPFPQPVIPPGGGRGKD from the coding sequence ATGTCCAAAATCACCAAAAGTATTTACCGCATCCTGTTCATCAACCACGGCAAGCTGTACGAGCTGTACGCCCGTGACATCCACCAGGACGAACTGTACGGCTTCATCGAAGTTGAGGAACTGATCTTCGGCGAACACTCCAGCGTACTGGTCAACCCGGCCGAGGAAAAACTGCAAAACGAATTCGCCGACGTGAAACGCACCTTCATTCCGATTAACGCGGTGATGCGGATCGATGAAGTGGAGCGGGAGGGGGTCAGCAAGATTCGTCCGACGGAAGGCGGCGACAACGTGATGCCGTTCCCGCAGCCGGTGATACCGCCCGGTGGCGGGCGCGGCAAGGACTGA